One stretch of Pedobacter riviphilus DNA includes these proteins:
- a CDS encoding SUMF1/EgtB/PvdO family nonheme iron enzyme: MKKLLLYSFTCLSLATLLSSCSSKSASSSKTGIPYADRKSKNNQSGAFAVATQYKRAPGPGLIPIEGGVLVVGGSAIEVAGVEPNIYNYKRQVTVPSFYMDETEVSNTDWLEYLHWIRYNYPEDREFYYNELPDTLVWRRALSYNEPYVDNYLRHPAYRDYPVVGVSWEQASRYCEWRTSRANEFILREKGILTDYKTLAGNGKGHTATTAAATPKPDKPFNTDAYLNGQYDDKGKNAPIDYNTKAGAATTSAGGTAATTGGKNGQPRRTATLEDGVIMQPYRLPTEAEWEYAALGLIGNTEYENINQNKIYPWNGLGVSSAKKKTRGMIQANFKRAPGDYMGVGGSLNDKGDLTVPVIQYAPNDFGLYNMAGNVNEWVNDVYRTGTFTDADAFNPYRGNYFTNKKLEDSQSGKIALDKYGNPIKENAYAGRKQTWAEKQAQAKRSDSISKSTDPQSPVASTSYQADQRGYRDRQNTLLNEEGVTLVNDKSRVYKGGSWNDMAYWLNPATRRFMQQDESSAEVGFRCAMTMLGAPEISTVGKRNFKNPPQKPYRVSRGK; the protein is encoded by the coding sequence ATGAAAAAACTATTACTATATTCTTTTACTTGTTTATCATTAGCCACCTTGCTTTCGAGTTGTAGCTCAAAAAGTGCGAGTTCTAGTAAAACAGGTATTCCTTATGCAGATAGGAAAAGTAAAAACAACCAATCTGGTGCTTTTGCTGTAGCTACTCAATACAAGAGAGCTCCAGGGCCCGGCTTAATTCCAATTGAAGGTGGAGTTTTAGTTGTTGGTGGTAGTGCCATCGAGGTTGCAGGTGTTGAACCAAACATTTACAACTACAAAAGACAGGTTACCGTACCTTCTTTCTACATGGATGAAACAGAAGTATCGAATACCGATTGGTTAGAATACTTACATTGGATCAGATATAACTACCCTGAAGATCGTGAGTTTTATTATAATGAGCTTCCTGATACTTTAGTATGGCGCCGTGCATTATCTTATAACGAGCCTTATGTAGATAATTATTTAAGGCACCCAGCTTATCGTGATTATCCCGTTGTAGGTGTTTCATGGGAGCAGGCATCTCGTTACTGCGAATGGAGAACTTCAAGAGCTAATGAGTTTATTCTACGCGAAAAAGGAATTTTAACTGATTATAAAACTTTAGCTGGTAATGGAAAAGGCCATACTGCTACTACGGCTGCAGCTACTCCAAAACCAGACAAACCATTTAATACAGATGCCTATTTAAATGGGCAGTACGATGATAAAGGTAAAAATGCACCGATTGACTACAATACAAAAGCTGGTGCAGCTACCACAAGCGCAGGAGGAACTGCTGCAACTACAGGAGGCAAAAATGGTCAGCCAAGAAGAACTGCAACATTAGAGGATGGTGTAATTATGCAACCTTATCGTTTACCAACAGAAGCAGAGTGGGAATATGCTGCGCTAGGCTTAATTGGCAATACAGAATATGAGAATATCAACCAGAATAAAATTTACCCTTGGAATGGTTTAGGTGTTAGTTCGGCCAAAAAGAAAACCAGGGGTATGATTCAGGCCAACTTTAAAAGAGCGCCTGGAGATTATATGGGTGTTGGCGGTTCATTAAATGATAAAGGAGATTTAACGGTTCCGGTTATTCAATATGCACCAAACGATTTCGGCTTATACAATATGGCAGGAAACGTGAATGAGTGGGTTAATGATGTGTACAGAACCGGTACATTCACTGATGCAGATGCATTTAATCCTTATCGCGGTAACTACTTCACCAATAAAAAACTAGAAGATTCTCAAAGCGGGAAAATTGCATTAGATAAATATGGCAATCCGATTAAAGAAAATGCATATGCCGGAAGAAAACAAACCTGGGCAGAAAAACAAGCGCAGGCGAAACGTTCTGATTCGATTTCAAAATCGACTGATCCGCAATCTCCGGTAGCATCAACCAGCTATCAGGCCGATCAAAGGGGTTATCGCGACAGGCAAAACACTTTGCTTAACGAAGAAGGTGTAACGCTGGTAAACGATAAATCCAGAGTTTATAAAGGTGGCTCCTGGAATGATATGGCTTACTGGTTAAACCCGGCAACACGCCGTTTTATGCAACAAGATGAATCATCAGCAGAAGTCGGTTTCCGTTGTGCTATGACGATGCTTGGCGCTCCAGAAATTAGTACTGTAGGTAAAAGAAATTTCAAAAACCCTCCTCAAAAACCTTATAGGGTAAGCAGAGGTAAATAA
- the porV gene encoding type IX secretion system outer membrane channel protein PorV: MNFKYISKLAFSALSMALVFGKTNAQVTIGNTQTNGSESNNIITAVPFLLITPDARAGAMGDAGVAVPGDVNSSSINAAKLAFLDKPYGFSISYSPWLKSLVPDINLAYLSGFYKLDDRNTIGASLRYFSLGSIQLTDINQQDLGIANPNELAFDVSFARNFGNEFSLGTSLRYIYSNLASGQFSSSGQVHGGNAVAVDVSGLYKKATTLFGKQAILSAGANISNIGTKMSYSDGGENFFLPTNFKLGGASTITMDDFSTLTFALDFNKLLVPTQPIYDSNNKIVSGKDPNRSVPAGIFGSFSDAPGGFSEELKEVGISTGLEYWYNQQFAVRAGYNYQSPMKGDSRYFTLGLGLKYNVFNIDFSYLIANAQTSPLANTLRFGLLFNFGENKSKR, encoded by the coding sequence ATGAATTTCAAGTACATTAGTAAACTTGCTTTTTCTGCACTCTCAATGGCCTTGGTGTTTGGTAAAACAAATGCCCAAGTAACCATAGGCAATACCCAAACAAACGGTAGCGAGTCGAATAATATTATCACGGCAGTTCCGTTTCTGCTCATTACACCTGATGCCCGTGCCGGAGCAATGGGCGATGCTGGCGTGGCTGTTCCTGGTGATGTAAACTCTTCAAGTATAAATGCGGCGAAACTTGCCTTTTTAGACAAACCTTATGGTTTTTCTATTTCTTACAGCCCATGGTTAAAGAGTTTGGTGCCAGATATTAATCTTGCTTATCTGAGTGGATTTTATAAATTAGATGATCGTAATACCATTGGAGCATCGTTGAGGTATTTTTCTTTGGGTTCAATTCAGCTTACAGACATTAACCAACAGGATCTTGGGATCGCCAATCCGAATGAATTGGCGTTTGATGTTTCTTTTGCACGTAATTTTGGTAATGAATTTTCATTAGGAACTTCATTAAGATATATTTATTCTAATTTAGCTTCAGGTCAGTTTTCATCTTCCGGGCAAGTACACGGTGGAAATGCTGTAGCGGTTGATGTTTCAGGATTGTACAAAAAAGCGACTACATTATTTGGTAAACAGGCTATTCTTTCTGCTGGTGCTAATATTTCCAACATAGGAACTAAAATGAGCTATTCTGATGGAGGAGAGAATTTCTTTTTACCCACCAATTTTAAACTAGGAGGAGCGTCTACAATCACGATGGATGATTTTAGTACTTTAACTTTCGCCCTCGATTTTAATAAACTTTTGGTGCCAACACAACCTATATACGATTCGAACAACAAAATCGTAAGTGGAAAAGATCCAAACCGATCGGTTCCTGCAGGAATTTTTGGTTCGTTTAGTGATGCTCCTGGTGGTTTTAGTGAAGAACTGAAAGAAGTTGGAATTTCTACCGGATTAGAATATTGGTACAACCAACAGTTTGCTGTTAGAGCTGGTTACAACTACCAAAGTCCAATGAAAGGCGATAGTCGCTATTTTACCTTAGGACTTGGGTTAAAATACAACGTTTTTAACATCGATTTTTCTTATTTAATTGCAAATGCACAGACTAGTCCACTTGCAAATACCTTACGTTTTGGTCTATTGTTTAACTTTGGCGAGAATAAAAGCAAAAGATAA
- the ispF gene encoding 2-C-methyl-D-erythritol 2,4-cyclodiphosphate synthase: MKIRVGFGFDVHQLKDQHPFVVGGVTLDHHKGAFGHSDADVLLHAICDALLGAANLRDIGFHFKNTDDRWKGISSIILLKETVKLLAEKGWQIGNIDAMLCLEAPKINPHIPVMQQNIADAIGISTDDISIKATTNEQMGFIGREEGVVSYAVCLIEKP; the protein is encoded by the coding sequence ATGAAAATTAGAGTAGGTTTCGGATTTGATGTGCATCAATTAAAAGATCAACATCCTTTTGTTGTTGGTGGCGTTACATTAGATCATCATAAAGGTGCTTTTGGCCATTCGGATGCCGACGTTCTTCTTCACGCCATCTGCGATGCACTTTTAGGTGCAGCGAACCTTCGCGATATTGGTTTTCATTTTAAGAATACAGATGATAGGTGGAAAGGTATCAGTAGCATTATCTTATTGAAGGAAACAGTTAAATTGCTGGCCGAAAAAGGATGGCAAATTGGCAATATCGATGCGATGCTCTGTTTAGAAGCGCCAAAAATTAACCCTCATATTCCTGTTATGCAGCAAAATATTGCTGATGCAATTGGAATTTCTACTGATGATATTTCGATAAAAGCAACAACCAATGAACAAATGGGCTTTATTGGTAGAGAAGAGGGCGTTGTTTCTTATGCCGTCTGCCTGATAGAAAAACCTTAA
- a CDS encoding DUF1440 domain-containing protein: MEKSNQTSFSFKQVLLIAFVAGTLDGTAAVIFLGKMNFMRVFQYISSAIMGPEAFAGGIKTALIGLALHYFIAFSFTLVFTIASTKMPVLRKNIILSGIIYGIVVWTIMTLLIVPLTKIPAAPFHYERAILNIVILIFCIGLPISYLTAKKF; the protein is encoded by the coding sequence ATGGAAAAATCTAACCAAACCTCATTTTCCTTTAAACAGGTTTTATTAATTGCGTTTGTTGCTGGAACATTAGATGGAACGGCGGCAGTAATATTTTTAGGAAAGATGAATTTTATGAGGGTATTTCAATACATCTCCAGCGCTATTATGGGACCAGAAGCTTTTGCCGGGGGTATTAAAACCGCGCTTATCGGATTAGCTTTGCACTACTTTATTGCCTTTAGCTTTACATTGGTTTTCACAATAGCATCAACAAAAATGCCTGTTCTCCGAAAAAATATCATCCTATCGGGAATAATTTATGGCATTGTAGTGTGGACCATCATGACTCTATTAATTGTTCCGCTAACCAAAATACCAGCTGCACCATTTCACTACGAAAGGGCAATTTTAAATATTGTTATTTTAATTTTCTGTATTGGCTTGCCGATTTCTTATTTAACAGCGAAAAAATTCTAA
- a CDS encoding glycosyltransferase, with amino-acid sequence MSGKQIFQTETKRRWHAFTWVSRTFFLVFIIAIICVVYTLSSVQAPNLPFINTNTPLTQKQLEKLKKSQQYKDFTIEKSKLQKIKKDREHRILTHHGNNKRINMAFYVSWAASKERSLSDLKRNIGHLDMVATESFFLNGDSIVDKADTAALKVIHNAKKSAIAVVSNYNKDHWDGAAVRRLLNDLPAQQKLIYDLIAITKKYGYRGINIDFEELNLENGDSFNAFMKNLYSQFHAEKLIVSQDISPENDDYKPEILQKYNDYLVLMAYDQHTEQSNAGDISHQEWVEEKLDDICSKVDASKVILALACYGYDWPNNSIGKPVTYEEAMTAAVNYKSKINYNPASANLNYTYNDGSGIKHEVYFTDAATYFNLIRKADDWDIAGVALWRLGSEDKRLWSFISNDLSLDTLKKKPFDLRKIASLNMGGISYLGNGEILDLISTPTPGSVRFTLNKDNFSIADQKYTRLPEQYVIKRFGEADKKIALTFDDGPDPVYTPQVLNILKQEKVPGCFFVVGIMAEKNMELLRQEYNDGYEIGNHTFFHPDMSTIGPRRVKFELNATRRLIEAVTGHSTILFRAPFNADAEPQNISEILPVAQSRKENYINIGEYIDPEDWEPGKTADQIFNEVVKQQDNGNILLLHDAGGNREATVAALPRIIKFFKAKGYTFTTVGDLMGKKRSELMPAVKSTANSGFSGSGDYFFINFFYYGNMILNIIFSVAIVLAILRTIFIAYLAIRQRKRAKRNIGKLIQHPSEKVSIIIPAYNEEITAVQTINSLLKTTYPDFELIFVDDGSKDKTFEIINEHFGNHPQVKVFSKVNGGKASALNYGISKASSDFVVCIDADTQLKNDAVTELMRYFYSEKIAAVAGTVKVGNANNIITKWQSIEYITAQNMDRRAFDLLNTITVVPGAIGAFRKKVILEIGGFTIDTLAEDCDLTMRILRAGYKVKNCDSAIAYTEAPETVSMLLKQRFRWSFGVMQSFWKNRKTLLNKKYGYFGMVGMPNILIYQIILPLFSPLADLFMLISLISGLFSLSAINNLTLTGFSGILSLHNGFGQVLFYYIIFIVVDMIFAAIAFRMEKEKYRNLLYIFPQRFFWRQLMYVVLFRSFRKAIKGELETWGTIKRTGNVKEQVA; translated from the coding sequence ATGTCCGGAAAACAAATATTTCAAACTGAGACTAAAAGACGCTGGCATGCATTTACCTGGGTAAGTCGTACATTTTTTTTAGTCTTTATTATCGCAATTATCTGCGTGGTGTATACCTTATCTTCAGTGCAGGCACCCAATTTACCGTTTATTAACACCAATACGCCTTTAACACAAAAACAGTTAGAGAAGCTAAAGAAATCGCAACAGTACAAAGATTTCACTATCGAAAAATCGAAACTTCAAAAAATCAAAAAAGATCGTGAACATCGCATTTTAACCCATCACGGCAATAATAAAAGGATCAACATGGCTTTTTATGTAAGTTGGGCCGCAAGCAAAGAAAGATCATTATCTGACTTAAAACGCAACATAGGCCATTTGGATATGGTGGCTACAGAATCATTCTTTTTAAATGGCGATTCTATTGTTGATAAAGCCGATACTGCCGCTTTGAAGGTAATCCATAATGCTAAAAAATCGGCTATTGCAGTAGTTTCTAATTACAATAAAGACCATTGGGATGGCGCAGCGGTAAGGCGGTTGTTGAACGATCTACCTGCACAGCAAAAATTGATCTACGACCTCATCGCAATTACCAAAAAATATGGTTATCGTGGCATCAATATAGATTTCGAGGAGCTTAATCTCGAAAATGGTGACAGCTTTAACGCTTTTATGAAAAATCTTTACAGCCAATTTCACGCAGAAAAGCTGATTGTTTCTCAAGATATTTCACCCGAAAACGACGATTATAAACCAGAAATCCTCCAAAAATATAACGATTACCTCGTACTAATGGCTTATGATCAGCATACCGAGCAAAGTAATGCGGGTGATATTTCACACCAGGAATGGGTAGAAGAAAAGCTTGATGACATTTGCAGTAAAGTTGATGCCAGCAAAGTAATCCTTGCCCTGGCCTGCTATGGTTACGATTGGCCAAACAATAGTATTGGCAAACCGGTAACCTATGAAGAAGCAATGACTGCTGCAGTTAATTACAAAAGCAAAATAAACTACAATCCTGCTTCGGCCAATTTAAATTATACCTATAACGATGGAAGTGGAATTAAACATGAAGTTTACTTTACAGATGCCGCAACCTATTTTAATTTAATCCGCAAAGCTGATGATTGGGATATTGCTGGTGTTGCGTTATGGCGTTTAGGCTCTGAAGATAAACGTTTATGGTCTTTTATTTCCAATGATCTTAGTTTAGATACCTTAAAGAAAAAACCATTCGATTTACGCAAAATTGCTTCGTTAAATATGGGTGGCATCTCCTACTTAGGTAATGGTGAAATTCTGGATCTGATTTCTACCCCCACACCAGGTAGTGTAAGATTTACTTTAAATAAAGACAATTTCTCTATTGCCGATCAAAAATATACCCGACTACCAGAGCAATATGTAATTAAAAGATTTGGGGAGGCCGATAAAAAAATTGCCTTAACCTTTGATGATGGCCCCGACCCCGTTTATACACCCCAGGTGTTAAATATTTTGAAACAGGAAAAAGTACCAGGCTGTTTCTTTGTGGTTGGGATTATGGCCGAAAAAAATATGGAACTGTTAAGACAGGAATATAATGATGGTTATGAAATTGGAAACCATACTTTCTTCCATCCTGATATGTCGACCATTGGACCAAGGCGGGTAAAGTTCGAACTAAATGCTACACGTAGGTTAATTGAAGCCGTTACTGGCCACAGTACAATTTTGTTCCGTGCACCATTTAACGCTGATGCAGAGCCACAGAATATTTCCGAGATTTTACCAGTTGCACAAAGCCGCAAAGAGAATTACATCAATATCGGCGAATATATCGATCCTGAAGATTGGGAACCGGGTAAAACTGCAGATCAGATTTTTAACGAGGTGGTAAAACAACAAGACAATGGCAATATCCTTTTGCTTCATGATGCCGGAGGAAACCGTGAAGCTACTGTTGCAGCCTTGCCACGGATTATTAAATTCTTTAAAGCAAAGGGCTATACGTTTACAACGGTTGGCGATTTAATGGGTAAAAAAAGATCGGAACTTATGCCTGCTGTAAAATCTACCGCAAATAGTGGTTTTTCAGGCTCTGGCGATTACTTTTTTATCAATTTCTTTTATTATGGCAACATGATTTTAAATATTATATTTTCTGTTGCTATTGTACTTGCTATCTTAAGGACCATATTTATTGCTTATTTGGCCATCAGACAACGAAAAAGAGCGAAACGCAATATTGGTAAATTAATACAACATCCTTCAGAAAAGGTAAGCATTATCATTCCGGCATACAATGAAGAAATTACTGCAGTTCAAACCATCAATAGCCTTTTAAAAACCACCTATCCTGATTTTGAATTAATTTTTGTGGATGATGGTTCAAAAGATAAAACCTTTGAAATCATTAACGAACACTTTGGCAACCACCCTCAGGTAAAGGTTTTCAGTAAGGTAAACGGAGGCAAAGCTTCGGCCTTAAATTACGGCATATCAAAAGCTAGTTCAGATTTTGTGGTATGTATAGATGCTGATACGCAATTGAAAAACGATGCAGTTACCGAGTTAATGCGGTATTTCTATAGTGAGAAAATAGCTGCTGTAGCCGGAACGGTAAAAGTTGGAAATGCCAACAACATTATTACCAAATGGCAGTCTATAGAATATATCACTGCTCAAAATATGGATAGGCGGGCCTTCGACTTATTAAATACAATTACCGTTGTACCAGGGGCAATAGGTGCCTTTAGAAAAAAGGTAATTTTAGAAATCGGCGGATTTACCATTGATACTCTTGCCGAAGATTGCGATTTAACCATGCGTATTTTAAGGGCAGGTTACAAGGTTAAAAACTGTGACAGTGCAATTGCTTATACTGAAGCACCAGAAACGGTGAGCATGTTGCTTAAACAACGTTTCCGTTGGAGCTTTGGCGTAATGCAAAGCTTCTGGAAAAACAGAAAAACACTACTGAACAAGAAATACGGCTATTTTGGAATGGTAGGTATGCCAAATATTTTGATCTACCAGATCATATTACCATTATTTTCACCACTTGCCGATCTTTTTATGCTCATTTCCTTAATTAGTGGCCTCTTTTCACTAAGCGCCATTAATAATTTAACCCTAACCGGATTTTCAGGGATTTTAAGTTTGCATAATGGTTTTGGTCAGGTACTTTTCTATTACATTATTTTTATAGTGGTAGATATGATTTTTGCTGCAATCGCTTTCCGCATGGAAAAAGAGAAGTATAGAAATTTACTTTACATCTTCCCACAACGTTTTTTCTGGAGACAATTAATGTATGTTGTCTTATTCCGTTCGTTCAGGAAAGCTATAAAGGGCGAACTGGAAACCTGGGGTACAATAAAAAGAACAGGAAATGTTAAGGAACAGGTAGCGTAA
- a CDS encoding pirin family protein: METKQIEKVLKAPAPHMVGDGFRVHNFFPSGYEINMSPFFLMDYGSKIEFSARKEPRGVGVHPHRGFETVTIAYHGAVAHHDSSGNSGVIYPGDVQWMTAASGILHKEYHEAQYSLAGGPFQMVQLWINLPAKDKMARPKYQAVKQADMTHFDLPENGGKIEIIAGNYNGLKGNASTFTPIELYNARLNKGGKATFNFPENFNTGFMVIEGSIKINGSETAVADNFVHFKNKGEEIKIEALENSVILILSGEPIEEPIVQYGPFLMNTEAEIHQAIEDYNQGRFGYLEE, encoded by the coding sequence ATGGAAACAAAACAAATAGAAAAAGTACTAAAAGCCCCTGCCCCGCATATGGTTGGCGATGGCTTTAGGGTACACAATTTTTTTCCAAGTGGTTATGAAATCAACATGAGTCCGTTTTTCCTAATGGATTATGGCTCAAAGATTGAATTTTCTGCCAGGAAAGAACCAAGAGGCGTTGGAGTTCACCCGCACAGGGGTTTCGAAACAGTAACTATTGCTTATCATGGTGCTGTTGCGCATCACGATAGTTCTGGAAACAGCGGGGTGATTTATCCAGGTGATGTACAGTGGATGACTGCTGCGAGTGGAATATTGCACAAAGAATATCATGAAGCGCAATACAGTTTAGCAGGAGGACCTTTTCAAATGGTTCAGCTTTGGATTAATTTACCTGCTAAAGATAAAATGGCTAGGCCAAAGTATCAAGCAGTTAAACAGGCCGACATGACTCACTTTGATCTTCCAGAAAACGGAGGAAAAATCGAGATCATTGCTGGTAATTATAATGGTTTAAAAGGCAATGCAAGTACCTTTACACCAATCGAACTGTATAATGCACGGTTAAATAAAGGTGGTAAAGCGACATTTAACTTCCCTGAAAATTTTAACACCGGATTTATGGTGATTGAAGGTTCGATTAAAATAAATGGATCTGAAACTGCGGTAGCTGATAATTTCGTTCACTTCAAAAATAAAGGTGAGGAAATTAAAATAGAAGCCCTAGAAAACAGTGTTATTTTGATTTTAAGTGGAGAACCCATAGAAGAACCGATTGTTCAGTATGGTCCGTTTTTAATGAATACTGAAGCCGAAATACATCAAGCCATCGAAGATTACAATCAGGGCAGATTTGGTTATTTAGAAGAGTAA
- a CDS encoding YceI family protein: MATTKWTLDPTHSELQFKVKHLMITTVTGSLKSFTAELTSEGDEFENAEISFKGDIGSIDTGNTDRDNHLKSGDFFDAEKFAHIEFKSNSVEKDGGDYIVKGNLTIKGETKPVKLIAEFGGIATDPWGNTKAGFTLSGKINRSEFGLTWNAALETGGVMVSEEVRILGELQFVKNV, from the coding sequence ATGGCAACTACAAAATGGACATTAGATCCAACCCACAGCGAATTACAATTTAAAGTAAAACACTTAATGATTACTACTGTAACTGGTAGTTTAAAATCTTTCACTGCAGAATTAACATCAGAAGGTGATGAATTTGAAAATGCAGAAATTTCTTTCAAAGGTGATATCGGTTCAATTGATACCGGAAATACCGACCGTGATAACCATTTAAAAAGTGGCGATTTTTTCGATGCTGAAAAATTTGCACACATTGAATTTAAATCTAATTCGGTAGAAAAAGATGGAGGCGATTATATCGTTAAAGGCAACTTAACCATTAAAGGTGAAACTAAACCAGTAAAATTAATCGCAGAATTTGGTGGTATTGCTACCGATCCTTGGGGAAATACCAAAGCAGGCTTTACCTTAAGCGGAAAAATTAACCGCTCTGAATTCGGTTTAACCTGGAATGCTGCATTAGAAACTGGTGGTGTAATGGTAAGCGAAGAAGTTCGCATTTTAGGCGAATTACAGTTTGTAAAAAATGTATAA
- a CDS encoding Crp/Fnr family transcriptional regulator: MIHQFQKYLQEKIEITDEQFESISSALKVKKFEKNEILQYTGDNFKHGYFVGKGLLRAYSIDAKGKEHILQFAPENWLVSDRNNMNNEPSIFFIDAIEATEAILMPNNFMEEAARQVPCLQPMQIKLLNNSIRFMQKRINMLLSATAEERYLDFIKLYPNLTLRVPQWMIASYLGITPESLSRVRKELANKHFRP, from the coding sequence ATGATTCATCAGTTCCAGAAATACTTACAGGAAAAAATAGAGATAACTGATGAGCAGTTCGAAAGCATATCATCTGCTTTAAAGGTAAAAAAATTCGAAAAAAACGAAATACTTCAATATACTGGCGATAATTTCAAACACGGATATTTTGTAGGAAAAGGTTTATTACGGGCGTACTCAATTGATGCGAAAGGCAAAGAGCACATCCTTCAGTTTGCCCCCGAAAACTGGCTGGTTTCTGACCGTAACAACATGAACAATGAGCCATCAATATTTTTTATCGATGCCATCGAAGCAACCGAAGCCATATTAATGCCTAACAATTTCATGGAGGAAGCTGCCAGGCAAGTGCCATGCTTACAGCCCATGCAAATCAAACTGCTTAATAATTCGATCCGCTTTATGCAGAAAAGAATTAACATGTTATTAAGTGCTACGGCCGAAGAAAGATACCTCGATTTTATAAAACTATACCCCAACCTTACCCTCCGCGTACCACAATGGATGATTGCCTCTTATCTGGGCATTACACCCGAATCGTTAAGCCGGGTAAGAAAGGAACTGGCCAATAAACATTTTAGGCCATAG
- a CDS encoding FeoB-associated Cys-rich membrane protein: MDIQTILVFLLFAVALVYVGRLVFKSLQVKKDGCGGNCKCGVDFSDIKPVKK, from the coding sequence ATGGATATTCAAACGATTTTAGTCTTTTTACTTTTTGCGGTAGCATTGGTATATGTTGGCCGTTTGGTTTTTAAATCTTTACAGGTAAAAAAAGACGGTTGTGGCGGCAATTGCAAATGTGGTGTAGATTTTTCCGATATTAAGCCCGTAAAAAAATAA